A single Dehalobacter sp. 12DCB1 DNA region contains:
- the rpsH gene encoding 30S ribosomal protein S8 yields the protein MSITSDPIADFLTRIRNAGMVYHDKVEIPASSIKKALAELLKQEGFIKDYEYIDDNKQGVLRLYLKYGPNRERVITGLKRISRPGLRVYAKKDQIPKVLGGLGVAVISTSKGIMPDRQARNEGLGGEVICYIW from the coding sequence GTGTCAATAACATCAGATCCTATCGCCGATTTCCTGACACGGATCCGGAATGCCGGGATGGTTTACCACGATAAAGTTGAAATACCTGCTTCAAGCATTAAGAAGGCTCTGGCCGAACTATTGAAACAGGAAGGCTTTATCAAGGATTATGAATATATTGATGACAATAAACAGGGGGTCTTGAGACTATACCTTAAGTACGGCCCTAACCGGGAAAGAGTCATCACCGGCTTGAAACGTATCAGCCGCCCCGGCTTAAGAGTTTATGCGAAAAAAGACCAGATTCCTAAAGTCTTAGGAGGTCTGGGCGTTGCTGTGATATCTACCTCCAAAGGCATCATGCCTGACAGACAGGCACGCAATGAAGGTTTAGGTGGAGAAGTTATCTGCTATATTTGGTAA
- a CDS encoding type Z 30S ribosomal protein S14 — translation MAKTSMIVRHQPKYSVRVHNRCKICGRPHAYMRKFGICRICFRELAYKGELPGVTKASW, via the coding sequence ATGGCCAAGACGTCAATGATTGTTCGTCACCAACCAAAATATTCTGTACGCGTGCATAACCGCTGCAAGATCTGTGGCCGTCCGCACGCTTACATGAGAAAATTTGGAATATGCAGGATATGCTTCAGAGAACTGGCTTATAAAGGCGAGCTGCCTGGTGTAACCAAGGCTAGTTGGTAA
- the rplE gene encoding 50S ribosomal protein L5 yields the protein MARLRDYYKNEITPALQKKFDYKNIMQTPRLEKVVINIGLGEAIQNPKAIDSAVDDLMTITGQKPVVTRAKKSIAAFKLRAGMPIGVKVTLRGDRMYEFVDRLLNVALPRVRDFQGVSAKAFDGRGNYTLGIKEQLIFPEINFDKIDKIRGMDIVFVTTANTDEEAKELLKAFRMPFKD from the coding sequence GTGGCTCGCTTAAGAGATTATTATAAAAATGAGATAACCCCGGCTCTGCAGAAGAAATTTGATTATAAAAATATTATGCAAACACCGCGTCTGGAAAAAGTGGTTATCAATATAGGCCTGGGAGAAGCCATTCAAAATCCGAAAGCCATTGATTCTGCTGTAGATGATCTCATGACGATTACGGGTCAAAAACCGGTCGTAACACGGGCGAAGAAGTCGATTGCAGCGTTTAAGCTTCGTGCAGGCATGCCAATTGGTGTGAAGGTTACTTTAAGAGGTGACCGGATGTATGAGTTTGTTGACAGGCTGCTGAATGTAGCGCTTCCTCGCGTCAGAGATTTTCAGGGAGTGTCCGCTAAGGCTTTTGACGGCAGAGGCAATTATACCCTCGGTATCAAAGAGCAGTTGATATTCCCGGAAATCAACTTTGACAAAATTGATAAAATTAGAGGAATGGATATCGTCTTTGTGACAACGGCGAACACTGATGAAGAAGCAAAGGAACTGCTTAAAGCATTCAGAATGCCGTTTAAGGACTAG
- the rplX gene encoding 50S ribosomal protein L24, protein MSAERTKVNVRKGDMVMVITGKDAGKKGKVLEVLPQKSRVVVEKVNIVKKHQKPTKDMPQGGIVDKEAPIHSSNVMLFCTECNSVTRKSMKITGEGKVRVCKNCGHNLPEENKK, encoded by the coding sequence ATGTCCGCCGAAAGAACAAAAGTAAACGTCAGAAAAGGCGATATGGTCATGGTAATAACCGGCAAGGATGCCGGAAAAAAAGGCAAGGTTCTTGAGGTTCTTCCCCAGAAGAGCAGAGTCGTAGTCGAGAAGGTCAACATTGTAAAGAAACATCAGAAACCGACCAAAGATATGCCTCAGGGTGGAATTGTCGATAAAGAAGCTCCGATTCACAGCTCCAATGTGATGTTGTTTTGTACAGAATGTAATTCTGTCACCAGGAAAAGTATGAAGATTACTGGAGAAGGTAAAGTGAGAGTCTGCAAGAATTGCGGACACAATTTGCCGGAAGAAAATAAGAAGTAA
- the rplN gene encoding 50S ribosomal protein L14, translated as MIQAESTLKVGDNTGAKKLLCIRVLGGSKRRYATIGDVIVAAVKEATPGGVVKKGDVVKAVVVRTTKEIKRPDGSYIRFSENAAVIIKDDKSPKGTRIFGPVARELREKDYMKIVSLAPEVL; from the coding sequence ATGATTCAGGCTGAATCAACCCTTAAAGTGGGAGATAATACCGGAGCAAAAAAACTTTTATGTATCCGTGTGTTGGGTGGTTCTAAACGTCGTTACGCAACAATTGGTGATGTCATCGTTGCTGCGGTTAAAGAAGCAACACCAGGCGGCGTTGTCAAAAAAGGTGATGTTGTCAAAGCTGTTGTTGTCCGTACTACCAAAGAAATTAAAAGACCAGACGGTTCATATATCCGATTTTCCGAAAATGCAGCAGTCATTATTAAAGATGACAAAAGTCCGAAAGGCACACGTATTTTTGGACCCGTTGCCCGTGAACTGAGAGAAAAGGATTACATGAAAATCGTTTCGCTGGCACCGGAAGTACTATAG
- the rpsQ gene encoding 30S ribosomal protein S17: MERTMRKTQYGKVVSDKMDKTIVVAIETRKKHPIYHKTVKVTKKYKAHDENNEARLGDTVLIMETRPLSKEKNWRLVKVVEKAVIL, from the coding sequence TTGGAAAGAACAATGCGCAAAACGCAATATGGCAAAGTTGTCAGCGATAAAATGGATAAAACGATTGTTGTTGCAATTGAAACCAGAAAAAAACATCCAATCTATCATAAAACAGTAAAGGTTACCAAAAAATACAAGGCGCATGATGAGAATAACGAGGCTAGATTAGGGGATACCGTCCTGATTATGGAGACCAGACCGTTAAGCAAAGAAAAAAACTGGAGACTGGTCAAAGTTGTTGAAAAAGCGGTTATTCTCTAA
- the rpmC gene encoding 50S ribosomal protein L29 — protein sequence MAKNKNFRDMTDEELLKQIDGLKTELFNLRFQLATGQLDNPMRIKEVRKGIARGKTILRERELKRA from the coding sequence ATGGCGAAGAATAAGAATTTCCGTGATATGACCGATGAAGAGCTCCTGAAACAGATTGACGGACTCAAAACGGAATTATTCAATTTGCGTTTCCAATTAGCTACAGGACAACTTGATAACCCGATGCGGATCAAAGAGGTTCGTAAAGGGATCGCGAGAGGCAAAACCATTCTCCGTGAGCGCGAGCTCAAACGTGCTTAA
- the rplP gene encoding 50S ribosomal protein L16 — protein MLVPTRVKHRKQHRPSLKGKAQRGTKVVYGEYGLMALENAWVTNRQIEAARIAMTRYIKRGGKVWINIFPDRPITAKPAETRMGSGKGTPEYWIAVIKPNRVMFELAGIPEEVAREALRLAAHKLPIKCKFVRKEDQAEEQVGGGADGEE, from the coding sequence ATGTTAGTACCAACCAGAGTAAAGCATCGTAAACAACATCGTCCGAGTCTTAAAGGAAAGGCTCAGAGAGGTACTAAAGTAGTTTACGGTGAATATGGATTGATGGCGCTCGAGAATGCCTGGGTCACCAACCGGCAGATTGAGGCAGCTCGTATCGCAATGACGCGTTACATTAAGCGTGGCGGCAAAGTATGGATCAATATCTTTCCTGATAGGCCGATCACGGCAAAGCCGGCTGAGACTAGAATGGGTAGTGGTAAAGGTACTCCGGAATACTGGATTGCTGTTATCAAACCCAACAGAGTCATGTTCGAACTTGCAGGTATTCCCGAGGAAGTTGCCCGTGAAGCCTTAAGACTTGCAGCTCATAAACTTCCGATTAAATGCAAGTTTGTCCGCAAAGAGGATCAGGCTGAAGAACAGGTTGGAGGTGGCGCAGATGGCGAAGAATAA
- the rpsC gene encoding 30S ribosomal protein S3, producing MGQKVNPKGLRIGIIRSWEGRWYADKNYRELLHEDLKIRKFVTDKLQQAGVPKVEIERAANRVKVSVHAAKPGIVIGRGGAEVENLRKALETMTGKQVAVNIVEIKKPELDAKLVADSVAQQLEKRISFRRAMKQTVGRTMRAGAQGIKISCSGRLGGAEIARTEWYNEGKVPLHTLRADIDYGFSEANTTYGKIGVKVWIYRGEVLPTKKSVQEEGGL from the coding sequence ATGGGTCAAAAAGTTAACCCCAAAGGTCTTCGTATTGGCATTATCCGTTCGTGGGAAGGCCGCTGGTATGCTGATAAGAACTACAGGGAGCTCCTCCACGAAGACTTAAAAATTCGTAAATTTGTAACCGACAAACTCCAACAAGCTGGAGTTCCTAAAGTTGAAATAGAGCGCGCTGCAAACAGGGTCAAAGTATCTGTTCATGCTGCAAAACCTGGGATTGTAATCGGTCGCGGCGGCGCTGAAGTTGAAAACCTGCGCAAGGCATTGGAAACAATGACCGGCAAACAGGTTGCAGTTAATATTGTTGAAATCAAGAAGCCTGAACTGGATGCCAAGCTGGTGGCTGACAGTGTCGCTCAGCAGCTTGAAAAACGCATTTCCTTCCGGAGAGCGATGAAACAGACTGTAGGCCGTACCATGCGTGCAGGTGCCCAGGGAATCAAAATTTCATGCAGCGGACGTCTGGGTGGAGCTGAAATTGCCCGTACAGAATGGTATAACGAGGGAAAAGTTCCTCTTCATACCCTACGGGCAGACATTGACTATGGATTTTCCGAAGCCAATACAACGTATGGCAAAATTGGCGTAAAAGTATGGATTTACCGTGGAGAAGTTCTTCCGACCAAGAAGTCCGTTCAGGAGGAAGGAGGATTATAA
- the rplV gene encoding 50S ribosomal protein L22 yields METKAVAKFIRISPRKVRLVVDLIRGKKVEEAMAILKFTPNISAEPVGKVLKSAVANAEHNLEMSPDDLYVTKVFVDQGPTLKRIMPRAQGRADRIRKRTSHITVVVGDKKEE; encoded by the coding sequence ATGGAAACAAAAGCAGTTGCTAAATTTATCCGTATCTCTCCTCGCAAGGTGCGCCTGGTTGTAGATCTGATTCGCGGCAAGAAAGTTGAAGAAGCGATGGCGATCTTGAAATTTACGCCGAATATATCTGCTGAACCGGTTGGCAAGGTGTTGAAGTCAGCAGTAGCAAACGCGGAACACAACCTGGAAATGAGTCCGGATGATCTGTATGTTACCAAAGTATTTGTTGATCAGGGACCAACCTTAAAGCGTATCATGCCTCGGGCGCAAGGAAGAGCTGACAGGATCCGTAAACGGACCAGTCACATTACCGTTGTCGTCGGGGATAAGAAGGAGGAATAG
- the rpsS gene encoding 30S ribosomal protein S19, translated as MGRSLKKGPYVSARLLERVEDMNKNGEKRVLKTWSRRSTIFPQMIGHTIAVHDGRKHVPVYITEDMVGHKLGEFALTRTFKGHAGSEKSSGLR; from the coding sequence ATGGGCAGATCTCTAAAAAAGGGACCTTATGTCAGCGCTCGTTTGTTAGAACGGGTGGAAGATATGAATAAAAACGGCGAGAAGAGAGTATTGAAGACTTGGTCCAGACGATCCACCATTTTCCCACAGATGATTGGTCATACAATTGCCGTCCATGACGGACGCAAGCATGTACCTGTTTATATTACAGAAGATATGGTCGGGCACAAACTTGGTGAATTTGCATTGACCCGGACTTTCAAAGGACATGCCGGAAGTGAAAAATCGAGCGGCTTACGCTAG
- the rplB gene encoding 50S ribosomal protein L2, giving the protein MPIRSYKPTSPGRRQMTVLNFDEITRNEPERSLIAPLRKKGGRNNEGRLTVRHQGGGHKRRYRLIDFKRIKDGVPAKVASIEYDPNRSANIALLNYADGFKSYIIAPNGLKVGQEIVSGEQADIKTGNTLKLKNIPVGTLIHNIEMKPGKGGQLVRSAGGSAQLMAKEGSYATLRLPSGEMRMIHIECRATIGQVGNLDFENVTIGKAGRSRWLGIRPTVRGSVMNPCDHPHGGGEGRNPIGRNPVTPWGKPALGAKTRKKKNQSNKFIVKRRDKK; this is encoded by the coding sequence ATGCCAATTAGATCGTACAAACCAACATCTCCGGGACGCAGACAGATGACTGTACTGAATTTCGATGAGATTACCAGGAATGAGCCTGAACGTTCCCTTATCGCCCCCTTGCGCAAGAAGGGTGGAAGGAATAATGAAGGACGTCTGACAGTTCGTCATCAAGGCGGCGGCCACAAGAGACGTTATCGTCTGATAGATTTTAAAAGAATTAAAGATGGCGTTCCTGCCAAGGTTGCTAGCATTGAATATGATCCGAACCGTTCTGCTAACATCGCTCTTCTAAACTATGCTGACGGCTTTAAAAGTTACATTATTGCTCCCAATGGACTTAAGGTGGGCCAGGAAATTGTAAGTGGCGAACAAGCTGATATCAAAACCGGCAATACGTTAAAGCTTAAGAATATCCCGGTCGGAACACTGATCCATAATATTGAGATGAAACCCGGCAAAGGCGGTCAGTTAGTCCGGTCAGCCGGCGGATCAGCTCAGTTGATGGCCAAAGAAGGCAGTTATGCAACACTCAGACTCCCGTCGGGAGAAATGAGAATGATCCACATTGAGTGCCGGGCCACGATTGGCCAGGTCGGAAACCTGGATTTTGAAAACGTGACAATCGGTAAAGCTGGAAGATCCCGTTGGCTCGGGATTCGTCCGACAGTCCGCGGTTCAGTCATGAACCCGTGTGATCACCCCCATGGCGGTGGTGAAGGACGTAACCCGATTGGACGTAATCCTGTCACTCCTTGGGGTAAACCAGCCCTCGGCGCCAAGACTAGGAAAAAGAAGAACCAAAGCAATAAGTTTATTGTCAAGCGTAGAGATAAGAAGTAA
- the rplW gene encoding 50S ribosomal protein L23, with protein sequence MRDARDVLIRPVISEKSVGLVEENKYSFWVSTAANKIEIKSAVEKMFKVKVDDVRTMKVKGKEKRQGRYSGMTPTRKKAIVTLKAGDKIEGFAGL encoded by the coding sequence ATGCGTGATGCTCGTGACGTGCTGATTCGCCCGGTCATTTCTGAAAAATCGGTCGGATTGGTAGAGGAAAATAAATACTCCTTCTGGGTTAGCACTGCGGCTAATAAGATTGAAATCAAATCAGCTGTAGAGAAAATGTTCAAAGTTAAAGTTGATGACGTTCGCACCATGAAGGTTAAAGGAAAAGAAAAACGCCAGGGCCGTTATTCAGGTATGACACCTACCAGGAAGAAAGCTATTGTAACCCTGAAGGCCGGCGACAAAATTGAAGGATTTGCAGGTCTGTAG
- the rplD gene encoding 50S ribosomal protein L4: MPKVQVVNMQGSPVGEMELNETIFGIEPNTHVMHSAVVAQLANARVGTHSTLGRSEVRGGGRKPWKQKGTGRARAGTIRSPLWRGGGIVFGPKPRDYSKKLPKKVKRLALCSALSSKVIDNSLIVIDQISFEQPKTKEMVKLLEALKIDKKALLVVENNDDNNVLVSARNIQGVLTSRADALNVVDLLKYDFVIFTKAAVMKTEEVLSNA, from the coding sequence ATGCCTAAGGTACAGGTTGTAAATATGCAAGGATCTCCGGTTGGAGAAATGGAATTAAATGAAACGATATTTGGAATAGAGCCCAATACCCATGTTATGCATTCCGCTGTTGTAGCCCAGCTGGCAAACGCCAGAGTCGGCACCCATTCTACATTAGGTCGGAGCGAAGTCAGAGGTGGCGGTCGCAAGCCTTGGAAACAAAAAGGAACAGGTCGGGCCAGAGCTGGCACCATCCGTTCACCGCTCTGGAGAGGCGGCGGCATCGTATTCGGGCCAAAACCGAGAGACTATAGTAAAAAGCTTCCTAAGAAAGTGAAGAGACTGGCTTTGTGCTCAGCACTTTCCAGCAAAGTGATTGACAACAGCCTGATCGTAATTGATCAAATCAGCTTTGAGCAGCCAAAAACCAAAGAAATGGTTAAACTTCTGGAAGCTCTGAAAATTGATAAAAAAGCGCTTCTCGTTGTGGAGAACAATGACGATAATAACGTTCTGGTCTCTGCGCGCAACATACAGGGAGTGCTTACCTCAAGAGCAGATGCCTTAAATGTTGTAGATCTTTTAAAATATGATTTTGTGATATTTACCAAGGCGGCTGTGATGAAGACTGAGGAGGTGCTGAGCAATGCGTGA
- the rplC gene encoding 50S ribosomal protein L3 — protein MSRGILGKKVGMTQIFAEDGKVIPVTVVQAGPCYVLQKKTEASDGYNAIQVGFDEKRENLAIKPEKGHFRKSGVKFMRFIKEFRTAEVDSFEVGQEIKADIFVAGDKVDVVGTSKGKGFAGMHKRHGARRGPMGHGSKYHHRTGSMGAKGPARVFKGRNLPGRMGGERVTVQNLEVVRVDTDKNYILIRGCVPGAKKSLLILKESVKAK, from the coding sequence GTGTCTAGAGGAATTCTGGGTAAAAAAGTGGGTATGACCCAAATTTTTGCAGAAGACGGAAAAGTGATTCCGGTGACTGTTGTTCAGGCCGGTCCTTGTTATGTCCTGCAGAAAAAAACTGAAGCTTCAGACGGTTATAACGCAATTCAGGTTGGTTTTGATGAGAAAAGAGAAAATCTTGCAATCAAGCCTGAAAAAGGTCATTTCAGAAAATCCGGTGTCAAATTTATGCGCTTTATTAAGGAGTTCAGGACTGCTGAGGTAGATTCCTTTGAAGTTGGTCAGGAAATCAAAGCGGATATCTTCGTAGCCGGTGACAAAGTTGATGTAGTTGGAACTTCCAAAGGTAAGGGTTTTGCTGGTATGCATAAGCGTCATGGAGCTCGTCGCGGACCCATGGGTCATGGATCAAAGTATCATCATCGTACAGGTTCCATGGGCGCGAAAGGGCCGGCTCGTGTTTTCAAGGGAAGAAATTTACCTGGACGGATGGGTGGAGAAAGAGTTACGGTTCAAAACCTTGAAGTTGTAAGGGTTGATACTGATAAAAACTACATCCTTATTCGGGGATGCGTACCTGGTGCTAAAAAAAGCCTGCTGATACTGAAAGAATCGGTTAAAGCGAAATAA
- the rpsJ gene encoding 30S ribosomal protein S10: MNQKIRIRLKAFDHKTLDQSAERIVDTAKRTGASVNGPIPLPTEKSIYTILRSPHVNKDSREQFEMRTHKRLIDIIDPTSKTVDALMRLDLPSGVDIEIKL; this comes from the coding sequence ATGAACCAAAAGATTAGAATCCGGCTGAAGGCCTTTGACCACAAAACGCTTGATCAGTCGGCAGAAAGAATTGTTGATACCGCAAAAAGAACCGGTGCAAGCGTAAATGGCCCGATACCCCTTCCGACAGAAAAGAGTATTTACACCATTTTGCGTTCGCCGCATGTCAACAAGGATTCCCGCGAACAGTTTGAAATGAGAACGCACAAGAGATTGATCGATATTATTGATCCCACCTCCAAAACAGTGGATGCACTGATGAGACTGGATCTGCCTTCTGGTGTAGATATCGAAATTAAATTATAA
- the tuf gene encoding elongation factor Tu yields MGKQKFDRSKPHVNVGTIGHVDHGKTTTTAAITFVLSKVGGAVATAFDQIDKAPEERERGITISTAHVEYETANRHYAHVDCPGHADYVKNMITGAAQMDGAILVVSAADGPMPQTREHILLARQVGVPYIVVWLNKVDMVDDPELLELVEMEVRELLSEYEFPGDDIPVIPGSGLKALECGCGQRDCEWCGRIWNLMDAVDSYIPQPERAVDKPFLMPVEDVFTITGRGTVATGRVERGVLKVGDEIEIVGLNEKPRKSVCTGVEMFRKLLDQAQAGDNIGALLRGVERKDIERGQVLAKPGSIKPHTKFSGEVYILSKEEGGRHTPFFNNYRPQFYFRTTDVTGVIKLPEGTEMIMPGDRVSIECELITPIAMEEGLRFAIREGGRTVGSGVVAKVVE; encoded by the coding sequence ATGGGTAAACAAAAATTTGACCGTTCCAAACCCCACGTTAACGTAGGTACTATCGGCCACGTTGACCATGGTAAGACAACAACGACTGCTGCAATTACATTTGTTCTGTCTAAGGTCGGCGGTGCTGTTGCGACTGCATTTGACCAGATCGACAAAGCACCTGAAGAGCGTGAACGCGGAATTACGATTTCTACCGCTCACGTTGAGTATGAAACTGCTAACCGTCACTATGCGCATGTTGACTGCCCAGGCCATGCAGACTATGTTAAAAACATGATCACTGGTGCTGCTCAGATGGACGGTGCCATCCTGGTTGTATCCGCTGCTGACGGCCCGATGCCCCAGACGCGTGAACACATTCTGCTTGCCCGTCAGGTAGGTGTGCCTTACATCGTTGTATGGCTGAACAAAGTTGACATGGTTGATGATCCTGAACTTCTCGAACTGGTTGAAATGGAAGTTCGTGAATTGTTAAGCGAATATGAATTTCCTGGCGATGATATCCCTGTTATTCCCGGTTCGGGACTCAAAGCTCTGGAGTGCGGATGCGGACAGAGAGACTGCGAATGGTGCGGCAGGATCTGGAATCTGATGGATGCTGTTGACAGCTATATTCCTCAGCCGGAGCGTGCTGTAGACAAACCGTTCCTGATGCCTGTAGAAGATGTCTTCACGATCACTGGTCGTGGTACTGTTGCTACCGGCCGTGTAGAGCGTGGCGTTCTTAAAGTGGGCGATGAAATTGAAATTGTTGGTCTTAACGAGAAACCTCGCAAGAGCGTTTGCACAGGTGTTGAAATGTTTCGTAAGCTGCTTGACCAGGCTCAAGCTGGTGACAACATCGGTGCACTGCTTCGCGGTGTTGAGCGTAAAGACATCGAGCGCGGACAGGTTCTGGCTAAACCCGGAAGCATCAAACCGCATACAAAGTTTAGCGGTGAAGTATATATTTTGAGTAAAGAAGAAGGCGGACGTCATACTCCTTTCTTTAACAATTACCGTCCTCAGTTTTACTTCAGAACAACTGACGTTACCGGCGTGATCAAACTTCCGGAAGGTACAGAAATGATTATGCCTGGCGACCGTGTATCAATTGAATGTGAACTGATTACTCCGATTGCTATGGAAGAAGGACTCCGCTTCGCTATCCGTGAAGGTGGACGTACCGTTGGATCCGGCGTCGTAGCCAAAGTTGTCGAATAA
- the fusA gene encoding elongation factor G, which produces MARQVPLEKTRNIGIMAHIDAGKTTTTERILFYTGRVHKIGEVHDGAATMDWMVQEQERGITITSAATTCQWKGHNVNIIDTPGHVDFTVEVERSLRVLDGAVAVFCSVGGVEPQSETVWRQADKYGVPRIAYINKMDRVGADFFRGVSMIVDRLGSNPVPIQLPIGTEDKFSGIVDLVTMKATVYTDDLGTASDVSDIPTDMMELAQEYREKLLEAVSDVDEELMMKYLEGAEISEQEIKQAVRKGTISLKFIPVLCGSSFKNKGVQPLLDAVVDYMPSPLDVPAIQGVNPDSGEEDVRHSDDNAPFSALAFKIMSDPYVGKLTFFRVYSGTLSAGSYIMNSTKGKKERIGRILRMHANHREDVDEVRAGDIAAAVGIKDVSTGDTLCDEKNRVILESMVFPEPVIHIAIEPKTKADQEKLGGSLAKLAEEDPTFKMRTDEETGQTIISGMGELHLEIIVDRLMREFKVDCNVGRPQVAYKETIRKHVKAEGKYVRQSGGRGQYGHCWVEFEPLEQGTGFVFESKIVGGVIPKEYISPIGAGIEEALQNGILAGYPVLDIKATVVDGSYHDVDSSEMAFKIAGSMAFKAAAAKADPAILEPMMKVEVTVPEEYMGDVIGDLNSRRGRIEGMEARSGAQIIRGFVPLSEMFGYATELRSRTQGRGVYSMQFDHYEEVPKNIAEGIIAKRQGA; this is translated from the coding sequence GTGGCAAGGCAAGTTCCCTTGGAGAAGACTCGGAATATCGGCATCATGGCGCATATTGATGCTGGAAAGACCACAACTACAGAGCGCATCTTATTTTACACTGGCCGTGTTCATAAAATCGGTGAAGTGCATGATGGTGCTGCCACGATGGATTGGATGGTTCAAGAGCAGGAGCGTGGGATTACCATTACTTCTGCAGCTACCACCTGTCAATGGAAAGGGCACAATGTTAATATTATTGACACACCCGGGCACGTTGATTTTACTGTTGAGGTTGAGCGCTCTCTGCGTGTGCTGGACGGTGCTGTAGCGGTGTTCTGTTCAGTTGGTGGTGTTGAGCCTCAGTCGGAAACAGTTTGGCGCCAGGCCGACAAATACGGTGTACCTCGTATCGCTTATATAAATAAGATGGACAGAGTCGGTGCAGATTTTTTCCGTGGAGTTTCCATGATCGTTGACCGCCTGGGATCAAATCCCGTTCCTATTCAGCTTCCAATTGGAACTGAAGACAAATTTAGCGGGATTGTGGATTTGGTTACCATGAAAGCAACAGTATACACAGATGATCTCGGAACAGCAAGTGATGTTTCCGATATCCCTACAGATATGATGGAATTGGCGCAGGAATACCGCGAAAAATTGCTGGAAGCTGTTTCAGATGTCGATGAAGAATTGATGATGAAATATCTGGAGGGCGCAGAGATTTCCGAACAAGAAATCAAGCAGGCAGTCCGCAAAGGCACGATTAGCTTAAAATTCATTCCGGTTTTATGCGGATCATCCTTCAAGAACAAAGGGGTTCAGCCTTTGCTTGATGCGGTCGTCGATTATATGCCGTCTCCTCTTGATGTGCCGGCCATCCAGGGTGTCAATCCGGATAGCGGTGAGGAAGACGTACGTCATTCCGATGACAACGCACCTTTTTCGGCATTGGCATTTAAAATTATGTCGGATCCTTATGTTGGGAAATTGACCTTCTTCCGCGTTTATTCCGGAACGCTCAGCGCGGGTTCCTATATTATGAACTCGACTAAGGGCAAGAAGGAGAGAATTGGCCGTATTCTTCGGATGCACGCCAATCACCGCGAAGATGTCGATGAAGTCCGTGCTGGGGATATCGCTGCAGCTGTCGGCATCAAAGATGTCAGCACAGGGGATACGTTATGCGATGAGAAAAACCGCGTTATTTTGGAATCAATGGTATTCCCCGAACCAGTTATTCATATTGCAATTGAACCTAAAACGAAGGCTGACCAGGAAAAGCTTGGTGGATCACTCGCGAAGCTTGCTGAAGAAGATCCTACCTTTAAGATGCGTACGGATGAAGAAACCGGACAAACCATTATTTCAGGGATGGGAGAACTTCACCTGGAAATCATTGTTGACAGGCTGATGCGAGAGTTTAAAGTTGACTGTAATGTGGGTCGTCCACAGGTAGCGTATAAGGAAACGATCCGCAAGCATGTCAAAGCAGAAGGAAAATATGTTCGGCAGTCTGGTGGACGTGGGCAGTATGGCCACTGCTGGGTTGAATTCGAACCGCTCGAACAGGGCACTGGCTTTGTATTTGAAAGCAAAATCGTTGGTGGTGTTATTCCTAAGGAATATATCTCGCCAATCGGTGCTGGTATCGAAGAAGCCCTTCAAAATGGTATCCTGGCCGGGTATCCGGTTCTGGATATCAAGGCGACTGTCGTTGACGGATCCTACCATGATGTCGACTCATCTGAAATGGCCTTCAAAATTGCCGGTTCAATGGCTTTCAAAGCAGCGGCTGCTAAAGCAGACCCCGCAATTCTGGAGCCGATGATGAAAGTAGAAGTCACCGTACCGGAAGAATATATGGGCGATGTTATCGGAGATTTGAACTCGCGCAGAGGTAGAATTGAAGGTATGGAAGCTCGTTCGGGTGCCCAAATCATTCGCGGTTTTGTGCCACTTTCGGAGATGTTCGGTTATGCGACAGAGCTCCGTTCCCGTACTCAGGGCAGGGGCGTATATTCAATGCAGTTTGATCACTATGAGGAAGTGCCCAAAAATATTGCCGAAGGTATTATTGCCAAGCGGCAGGGGGCTTAA